In Cyanobium sp. AMD-g, one genomic interval encodes:
- a CDS encoding cobyrinate a,c-diamide synthase, which produces MSCLIAAPCSGSGKTLLSLTLAAVARARGESLQPFKVGPDYLDPQLLGAVAGRPCRNLDPLLCGEEWVRRSYRWHGGRATRVLVEGVMGLFDGRGSGSEGSSAAVADLLGLPVVLVVEASRQAGSLAALVRGFRDHGPPRVSLAGVVLNRVGSDRHHRLLAEALEAIEVPLLGVLPSHPSLELPSRHLGLLTPGELGDLGERQRIWARLAEDHLDLGRLWPLLAPPAGPPETLDPIRWCLGQVPPEPPSTVSTATPAAGPLPVAIASDAAFHFRYPEAEELLSACGLRPLAWSPLADEPLPADCRAVLLPGGYPELHASQLAAARRSLGSLGVAARAGLPIVAECGGLLLLGRELEDGDGNRHPMAGLLPFSARRGALSLGYRQALPGEDGLLVRRGEVLSGHEFHRWQLVPQAPLADELAAGEGLWQLDGWGTPARIEGWTAGTVHASWLHLHWAGCPAIPSRLARAAASAVPLPRNAASFSPVCG; this is translated from the coding sequence ATGAGTTGCCTGATCGCCGCCCCCTGCAGCGGCAGCGGCAAGACCCTGCTGAGCCTCACCCTGGCGGCCGTGGCGCGGGCGCGGGGGGAGAGCCTCCAGCCCTTCAAGGTGGGCCCCGACTACCTCGACCCCCAGTTGCTGGGGGCTGTGGCGGGGCGCCCCTGCCGCAACCTCGACCCCCTGCTCTGCGGCGAGGAGTGGGTGCGGCGCAGTTATCGCTGGCATGGCGGCCGGGCCACTCGGGTGCTGGTCGAGGGGGTCATGGGCCTGTTCGATGGCCGTGGCTCCGGCAGCGAGGGCAGTTCCGCCGCCGTGGCCGATCTGCTGGGGCTGCCGGTGGTGCTGGTGGTGGAAGCGTCGCGCCAGGCCGGCAGCCTGGCGGCCCTGGTGCGCGGCTTCCGCGACCACGGTCCGCCCCGGGTGTCCCTGGCCGGCGTGGTGCTCAACCGGGTCGGCAGCGACCGGCACCACCGCCTGCTCGCCGAAGCCCTCGAGGCCATCGAAGTTCCCCTGCTGGGAGTGCTGCCCAGCCACCCCAGCCTGGAACTGCCCTCCCGCCACCTGGGCCTGCTCACCCCGGGCGAGCTGGGCGACCTGGGCGAGCGCCAGCGGATCTGGGCCCGCCTGGCCGAAGACCACCTCGATCTGGGCCGGCTCTGGCCCCTGCTGGCACCACCGGCCGGCCCGCCGGAAACGCTGGATCCGATTCGCTGGTGCCTGGGGCAGGTCCCGCCGGAGCCACCTTCCACCGTCTCCACGGCCACCCCCGCCGCCGGCCCCCTGCCCGTGGCGATCGCCAGCGATGCCGCCTTCCACTTTCGCTACCCGGAAGCCGAGGAGCTGCTCTCGGCCTGCGGCCTGCGGCCGCTGGCCTGGAGTCCCCTGGCTGACGAGCCCCTGCCGGCGGACTGCCGGGCGGTGCTGCTGCCGGGCGGCTATCCCGAGCTGCATGCCTCCCAACTGGCGGCCGCCCGCCGCAGCCTGGGATCCCTCGGCGTGGCCGCCCGCGCCGGTCTGCCGATCGTGGCCGAATGCGGCGGCCTGTTGCTGCTGGGCCGGGAGCTGGAGGACGGCGACGGCAACCGGCATCCCATGGCCGGCCTGCTCCCCTTCAGCGCCCGCCGGGGTGCCCTCAGCCTGGGCTATCGCCAGGCCCTGCCGGGCGAGGATGGGCTGCTGGTGCGCCGAGGTGAAGTCCTCAGCGGCCACGAGTTCCACCGCTGGCAGCTGGTGCCCCAAGCACCCCTGGCCGATGAGTTGGCAGCGGGGGAGGGCTTATGGCAACTTGATGGCTGGGGAACACCCGCGAGGATTGAAGGATGGACCGCCGGGACCGTTCACGCCAGCTGGCTGCACCTCCACTGGGCTGGATGCCCGGCGATTCCCTCGAGACTGGCGAGAGCCGCCGCCAGCGCCGTGCCGCTGCCGAGGAACGCCGCTTCGTTCAGCCCAGTCTGCGGATGA
- a CDS encoding glucose-6-phosphate dehydrogenase assembly protein OpcA, with amino-acid sequence MAPQLTLQAPLDLPPEEVHPYLQRLWTHDLEGSIGAATFTLVVWEPSWLEQQMVRIGRVDGPITGLLRQELLEAARLALPDTDLPLSTAPMDPRLAWAIGQKDGHHKSQDLRGQFVESAISAHMPRRLITLAPTLDPGHPLETLVAAYCPLPEEGGAGAACGDVVVLRGGMGALQQSLDLFQTLVDESLPCWVWWNSSLDEPSEMLEALAPLPRRLVIDSSLGEPRRCLDLMLARISSGQAVNDLNWLRLRTWRESLAMVFDPPSRRDALGHVVQLDIDVEGDHPVKGLLLAAWIADRLGWHLVSSYTVEVDGPGPGITAEFERTDGVAVQFTLMPVPMGVPKTHPGAIVGMRLICEPVLRPPLCVILCSESGGCMRLESGGMASMELAEGVVPLPEESEEMEMARLLSGGHDSTSPLLAAAVPLAATLLPG; translated from the coding sequence ATGGCTCCCCAGCTCACCCTCCAGGCCCCCCTCGATCTGCCGCCCGAGGAGGTCCATCCCTACCTCCAGCGCCTCTGGACCCATGATCTGGAGGGGTCCATCGGCGCGGCCACCTTCACCCTGGTGGTGTGGGAACCCTCCTGGCTGGAGCAGCAGATGGTGCGCATCGGCCGGGTGGATGGGCCCATCACCGGCCTGCTGCGCCAGGAGCTTCTGGAGGCGGCCCGCCTGGCCCTGCCGGACACCGACCTGCCCCTCAGCACGGCGCCCATGGATCCCAGGCTGGCCTGGGCCATCGGTCAGAAGGATGGCCACCACAAGAGCCAGGACCTGCGCGGCCAGTTCGTCGAAAGCGCCATCAGTGCCCACATGCCGCGGCGGCTGATCACCCTGGCTCCCACCCTCGACCCCGGCCATCCCCTCGAGACCCTGGTGGCCGCCTACTGCCCGCTGCCGGAGGAGGGCGGCGCTGGTGCCGCCTGCGGGGATGTGGTGGTGCTCCGCGGCGGCATGGGCGCGCTGCAGCAGAGCCTCGACCTGTTCCAGACCCTGGTGGACGAGAGCCTGCCCTGCTGGGTGTGGTGGAACAGCAGCCTGGATGAACCCTCCGAGATGCTGGAGGCGCTGGCACCTCTGCCCCGACGCCTGGTGATCGACAGTTCCCTCGGGGAACCGCGCCGCTGCCTCGATCTGATGTTGGCCCGGATCAGCTCCGGCCAGGCCGTCAACGATCTCAACTGGCTGCGGCTGCGCACCTGGCGCGAGTCCCTGGCCATGGTCTTCGACCCCCCGTCCCGTCGGGACGCCCTCGGCCATGTGGTGCAGCTCGACATCGATGTGGAGGGGGACCACCCGGTCAAGGGCCTGCTGCTGGCCGCCTGGATCGCTGACCGTCTGGGTTGGCACCTGGTGAGCAGCTACACCGTGGAGGTGGATGGACCGGGTCCGGGAATCACGGCCGAGTTCGAGCGCACCGACGGGGTGGCTGTCCAGTTCACGCTCATGCCCGTGCCCATGGGTGTGCCCAAGACCCACCCCGGCGCCATCGTCGGCATGCGGCTGATCTGCGAACCGGTGCTCCGGCCGCCCCTGTGCGTGATCCTCTGCTCGGAATCAGGAGGCTGCATGCGGCTGGAGTCGGGGGGTATGGCGAGCATGGAACTGGCCGAGGGGGTGGTCCCCCTGCCCGAGGAGAGCGAGGAGATGGAAATGGCCCGCCTGCTTTCCGGCGGCCACGATTCCACCTCTCCGCTCCTGGCGGCGGCCGTGCCCCTGGCGGCCACCCTGCTGCCAGGCTGA
- the zwf gene encoding glucose-6-phosphate dehydrogenase: MTAILTNPLRVGLRQERVISPQCIVIFGASGDLTHRKLIPALFELFRQRRLPSEFAVLGCARRPWSDEEFREKMGAALAEEIASHRSAWDQFAQGLFYEPVDLQQPDHLVRLGQRLEGIDRLRATRGNRTFYLSVSPEFYGSGCRALAGAGLLADPERSRVVIEKPFGRDYASAQALNKVVQACAKESQVFRIDHYLGKETVQNILVLRFANTIFEPIWNRNYISSVQITAAETVGVEERAGYYESSGALRDMVQNHLTQILALTAMEAPGRFDPEAIRNEKAKVLQSARLANEEEAWKCCVRGQYAAGGSMTKPLPGYRQEPGVNANSTTETYVAMKVAINNWRWQGVPFYLRTGKRLPKRLSEVVLTFREAPVHLFDAAGGAPTPNQLILRIQPDEGAEFKFEVKAPGSGMRSRPVDMAFSYDESFGEPSDEGYVRLLADAMLGDPTLFTRSDEVEAAWRLYTPLLALIEESPWQLPVHPYEARTWGPAAADSLLADDGLSWRRP; this comes from the coding sequence ATGACCGCCATCCTCACCAATCCCCTGCGGGTGGGTCTGCGCCAGGAGCGGGTGATCTCGCCCCAGTGCATCGTCATCTTCGGGGCCAGTGGTGACCTCACCCACCGCAAGCTGATTCCGGCGTTGTTCGAGCTGTTCCGCCAGCGGCGGCTGCCCAGCGAGTTCGCCGTGCTCGGCTGCGCCCGGCGGCCCTGGAGCGATGAGGAGTTCCGCGAGAAGATGGGCGCCGCCCTGGCCGAGGAGATCGCCTCGCACCGCAGCGCCTGGGACCAGTTCGCCCAGGGGCTCTTCTATGAGCCGGTGGATCTGCAGCAGCCCGACCACCTGGTGCGTCTCGGGCAGCGGCTCGAGGGCATCGACCGGTTGCGGGCCACCCGGGGCAACCGCACCTTCTATCTCTCCGTGTCGCCGGAGTTCTACGGCAGCGGCTGCCGTGCCCTGGCCGGGGCCGGCCTGCTGGCCGATCCCGAACGCAGCCGGGTGGTGATCGAGAAGCCCTTCGGCCGGGATTACGCCAGCGCCCAGGCCCTCAACAAGGTGGTCCAGGCCTGCGCCAAGGAAAGCCAGGTGTTCCGCATCGACCATTACCTGGGCAAGGAAACGGTCCAGAACATCCTGGTGTTGCGCTTCGCCAACACGATCTTCGAGCCGATCTGGAACCGCAACTACATCTCCAGCGTCCAGATCACCGCCGCCGAAACCGTGGGGGTGGAGGAACGGGCGGGCTATTACGAGTCGTCCGGCGCCCTGCGGGACATGGTGCAGAACCACCTCACCCAGATCCTGGCCCTGACGGCCATGGAGGCCCCCGGCCGCTTCGATCCGGAGGCGATCCGCAACGAGAAGGCCAAGGTGCTGCAGTCGGCGCGCCTGGCCAATGAAGAGGAGGCCTGGAAGTGCTGCGTGCGGGGCCAGTACGCCGCCGGCGGCAGCATGACCAAGCCCCTGCCCGGCTATCGCCAGGAGCCGGGTGTGAACGCCAACAGCACCACCGAGACCTACGTGGCCATGAAGGTGGCCATCAACAACTGGCGCTGGCAGGGTGTGCCCTTCTACCTGCGCACCGGTAAGCGGTTGCCGAAGCGCCTCAGCGAGGTGGTGCTTACCTTCCGCGAGGCCCCGGTGCACCTCTTCGACGCCGCCGGTGGCGCCCCCACCCCCAACCAGCTGATCCTGCGCATCCAGCCCGATGAGGGCGCCGAATTCAAGTTCGAAGTCAAGGCCCCCGGCTCCGGGATGCGCAGCCGCCCTGTCGACATGGCCTTCAGTTACGACGAATCCTTCGGTGAACCCTCCGATGAGGGTTACGTCCGGCTGCTGGCCGACGCCATGCTGGGGGATCCCACCCTCTTCACACGCAGCGATGAGGTGGAGGCGGCCTGGCGCTTGTACACCCCGCTGCTGGCCCTGATCGAGGAATCCCCCTGGCAACTGCCGGTCCACCCCTACGAAGCCCGCACCTGGGGGCCGGCCGCCGCCGACAGCCTCCTGGCCGATGACGGCCTGAGCTGGCGTCGCCCCTGA
- the petH gene encoding ferredoxin--NADP reductase has translation MRVSTGKATQSDGRMFTVVVEGFGVGLQRRAERRLTVPFSQLQRLMQTIALQGGRIRAINAEEVQAGSEPQAPDTEAATEAAAPAPAAPPTPAKKAPVSHADVPVNLYKPKDPFIGTVTGNYSLLAEGAIGRVNHITFDLSEGNLHYVEGQSIGIIPDGEDANGKPHKLRLYSIASTRHGDNCEGGTVSLCVRQLQYEKDGSTINGVCSTFLCDIEPGAKVKITGPVGKEMLLPPDEDANVIMLATGTGIAPMRAYLRRMFEPSERAKNPEYQFRGKAWLIMGVPKTPNLLYEDDFQRYLAEYPENFRYTKAISREQQNPSGGRMYIQDRVTEHADEIFSLIEDPKTHVYMCGLRGMEPGIDEAMTAAAAAKDLNWSELRPQLKKADRWHVETY, from the coding sequence ATGCGCGTTTCCACCGGCAAGGCCACCCAGTCCGACGGCCGCATGTTCACGGTTGTCGTCGAAGGCTTCGGCGTCGGTCTGCAGCGGCGGGCGGAACGCCGTCTCACCGTGCCCTTCAGCCAATTGCAGCGGCTGATGCAGACCATCGCCCTTCAGGGTGGTCGGATTCGGGCCATCAACGCTGAGGAGGTCCAGGCCGGGTCCGAACCCCAGGCCCCCGACACCGAAGCCGCCACCGAAGCCGCTGCTCCCGCCCCGGCCGCCCCCCCCACCCCCGCAAAGAAAGCCCCCGTGAGCCACGCCGACGTTCCGGTCAATCTCTACAAGCCCAAGGATCCCTTCATCGGCACGGTCACCGGCAACTACAGCCTCCTGGCCGAGGGAGCCATCGGCCGGGTGAACCACATCACCTTCGACCTTTCCGAAGGCAACCTGCACTACGTCGAGGGTCAGAGCATCGGCATCATTCCCGATGGCGAGGATGCCAACGGCAAACCCCACAAGCTGCGCCTCTATTCGATCGCGAGCACGCGCCACGGCGACAACTGCGAGGGCGGCACGGTCTCCCTCTGCGTCCGCCAACTCCAGTACGAGAAGGACGGCAGCACCATCAACGGAGTCTGCTCCACCTTCCTCTGCGACATCGAACCGGGCGCCAAGGTGAAGATCACCGGCCCGGTGGGCAAGGAAATGCTCCTGCCCCCCGATGAGGACGCCAACGTGATCATGCTGGCCACCGGCACAGGCATCGCCCCGATGCGGGCCTACCTGCGCCGCATGTTCGAGCCGTCCGAGCGCGCCAAGAACCCCGAGTACCAGTTCCGCGGCAAGGCCTGGCTGATCATGGGCGTCCCCAAGACCCCCAACCTGCTGTACGAGGACGACTTCCAGCGCTATCTGGCCGAGTACCCGGAGAACTTCCGCTACACCAAGGCGATCAGCCGTGAGCAGCAGAACCCCAGCGGCGGCCGGATGTACATCCAGGACCGGGTCACCGAGCACGCCGATGAGATCTTCTCCCTGATCGAGGACCCCAAGACCCACGTGTACATGTGTGGTCTGCGCGGCATGGAACCTGGCATCGACGAGGCCATGACCGCCGCCGCCGCCGCCAAGGACCTGAACTGGAGCGAGCTGCGGCCCCAGCTCAAGAAGGCCGATCGCTGGCACGTCGAGACCTACTGA
- a CDS encoding SRPBCC family protein: MVAREACCDLDTIQQEMERLPHGTRRLAVQLRLSLAPEWIWSVLTDYDHLDSFIPNLASSRQLWRRGNQVALEQVGTQQFCGLRFSARVQLELNEEPDQGRLAFRMLEGDFRCFQGLWQVGIDDTSTWLLYDLTVQGKPGMPIGLIEQRLKEDLASNLRGVQREAQRRFEAG; this comes from the coding sequence ATGGTCGCCAGAGAGGCCTGTTGTGACCTCGACACGATCCAGCAGGAGATGGAGCGGCTCCCGCACGGCACCCGCCGTCTGGCGGTTCAGTTGCGGCTCAGCCTCGCCCCCGAGTGGATCTGGTCGGTGCTCACCGACTACGACCACCTCGATAGCTTCATCCCCAACCTGGCCAGTTCCCGCCAGCTCTGGCGCCGTGGCAACCAGGTGGCCCTCGAGCAGGTGGGCACCCAGCAGTTCTGTGGCCTGCGCTTCAGTGCTCGCGTGCAGCTGGAGCTCAATGAAGAGCCGGACCAGGGCCGCCTCGCCTTCCGCATGCTGGAGGGCGATTTCCGCTGCTTCCAGGGCCTCTGGCAAGTGGGCATCGACGACACCAGCACCTGGCTCCTTTACGACCTCACCGTCCAGGGAAAACCGGGCATGCCGATCGGTCTGATCGAGCAGCGCCTCAAGGAGGACCTGGCGAGCAACCTGCGGGGCGTGCAGCGGGAAGCGCAACGACGCTTCGAAGCCGGCTAG
- a CDS encoding histidine kinase encodes MASADLRALLAFLNSEECTCKVSLQVADPADHPELLELHRLVATPALIKLDLPKQVFAGNTLAEQLRTWLPRWQQMEVVTSLGLSLRPAEIDGSRSQREVQLEDQLLVLRQENETLIERLGVQERLLRMVAHELRTPLTAAKLALQSHALGQIDESRFRDVLNRRLDDIEALSRDLLEVGTTRWEALFNPQRLDLSQVAAEAILELEKLWVGRGLRLVTDIPADLPDVHADQRRMRQVMLNLLENALKFTPDGGKVSLSLMHRTSQWVQVSICDSGPGIPRQEQHRIFQDRVRLPQTSGTTSGFGVGLSVCRRIAEVHGGRIWVVSEPGEGACFNFTVPVWTGQTSPDPDRTASDLS; translated from the coding sequence ATGGCGTCCGCCGACCTGCGGGCCCTGCTGGCCTTCCTGAACTCCGAGGAGTGCACCTGCAAGGTGTCGCTGCAGGTGGCCGATCCGGCCGACCACCCCGAGCTGCTCGAACTGCACCGGCTGGTGGCCACACCGGCCCTGATCAAACTCGATCTGCCGAAGCAGGTCTTTGCCGGCAACACCCTGGCGGAGCAGCTGCGCACCTGGTTGCCCCGCTGGCAGCAGATGGAGGTGGTCACCAGCCTGGGTCTCAGCCTGCGGCCGGCGGAGATCGACGGCAGCCGCAGCCAGCGGGAGGTGCAGCTCGAGGACCAGCTGCTGGTGCTGCGGCAGGAGAACGAGACCCTGATCGAACGGCTCGGGGTCCAGGAGCGGTTGCTGCGCATGGTGGCCCATGAGCTGCGCACTCCCCTCACCGCCGCCAAGCTGGCCCTGCAGAGCCACGCCCTTGGCCAGATCGACGAGAGCCGCTTCCGCGACGTGCTCAACCGCAGGCTCGATGACATTGAGGCCCTGTCCAGGGACCTGCTGGAGGTGGGCACCACCCGCTGGGAGGCCCTGTTCAATCCCCAGCGGCTCGACCTGAGCCAGGTGGCGGCCGAAGCCATCCTGGAGCTGGAGAAGCTCTGGGTGGGTCGGGGGCTGCGGCTGGTCACCGACATCCCCGCCGACCTGCCCGATGTCCATGCCGACCAGCGGCGCATGCGGCAGGTGATGCTCAACCTGCTGGAGAACGCCCTGAAGTTCACCCCCGACGGCGGCAAGGTGAGCCTCAGCCTCATGCACCGCACCAGTCAGTGGGTGCAGGTGAGCATCTGCGACAGCGGCCCGGGCATTCCCCGCCAGGAGCAGCACCGCATCTTCCAGGACCGGGTGCGTCTGCCCCAGACCTCCGGCACCACCTCCGGCTTCGGTGTGGGGCTGTCCGTGTGCCGTCGCATCGCCGAGGTGCACGGGGGCCGCATCTGGGTGGTGTCCGAACCCGGTGAGGGCGCCTGTTTCAACTTCACGGTGCCGGTCTGGACCGGCCAGACCTCTCCCGATCCCGATCGCACGGCCAGCGACCTTTCTTGA